A region of the Candidatus Tiamatella incendiivivens genome:
TGCAGAGGAGAAGAATAGGTATCTATACGCCATCACTTTAGGGATTCGGATTTTAATAAGTCCCCCCGGCGTTGGGAAGCTCATTAGAATAGAGTACATACTCATAAGCGTCCCCGCTACAGCAGGACCCCATGATGCTCCTAGGTTTCTAAATAAACTGTTTAAACCTGTGGTAACTCCGAGGAACCTTTTGTCGACAGTGAATATGAGCACGTTTATTAAGCTGACGTTAAGCACGCTAATACTAGTTCCTACTATTACAACAAGGGTTACAAGCCTGAGTAGACTGGGCCCAACGGGGTTCATTGCTAGTGTAGTTAAGCCTAATATAGCTAGAATTGCACCGGTATAAACGAAGGGTTTGGCACCTATTTTAACCATGAATTTCCCTACTATCGGTGCCACTATAAGCATGACAATAGCGTTAGGCGTCATGAGTAGCCCGGATTGAAGTATATTCTTCCCATACCCATAGGGATGCGGCATCTGGAGGATGTATATTACAGCCTGGTTCATCATTTGGACAGCAAAACCCGCAAGGAATATTCCTATGTCAGTGATGAGCACATTCCTATCCGCCATCAGTTTGACCGGGAGCAACGGATTATCCGCGAGCACCTCCCAGTAAATAAACGCGACTAGCGATACTATGGACAATACCAGTAGCCCAAGAGTCCAAGAGTTAAGCCAGCCTATGGTGGGAGCCCTTGTAACTGCTATCAATGCAGCTACCGAGAATATTGACAGTAGCGTTAGACCCGTCCAGTCCATTTTACCTGGAGTCCTGTACCTGCTCTCCCTCAGAACCTTATATGAAGCATAAAGTACTAGGATTGCGAATGGTATAATGGTATGGTAAGTCCACTCCCACCCATAGTTCTCAGCTATGAAGCTTCCCAGCGGGAGTGCTATTGCTATACCAACACCGAACATTGCACTTATGATCCCCTGTACTTGGGGTACCATTTTAGGCGGGAACTCTTCTCTCACTATTGTGAAGCCCAGTGGGAATATAGCCATTCCAAGGCCTTGGAGTGCTCTTGCAAGTAAGAGTATTGTGAATGTAGGCGCGAAGCCTGTGAAGACTACTCCTATGGTGTATATTGAGAGTGCTATCAGGAATAGTTTTCTTTTCCCATGAATGTCTCCGAGTTTACCAAAGAGAGCTACGCTTATTGTACCTGTGAGTAGGTATATGGATAGAACCCAGCTTACATCGCTAGGCGTCACGTGGAACTGCCTTTGAATAGTTGGGAGGGATGGTATTAGTACTGCTTCTGTATACATGACTAGGAGCGGGAGGGTTACTAGGACCATCATTGCACGCTTCGCGTATTTGAGATCGTAGACTTCCCCGTCATCCTCCACCTAGGACACCCATGCAGGATCCTATAATTATGTATTTTATATAAATATTCCAGAGTGTTTGCAGCTAATCCTTAAAACACTCATATAAGCATAAGGTAACCAACGAGATGGTGGGTGGAACTGATAACGGTAAATATATCAGTGTACCTCTATGTTCTAGGGCTTATACCTACATTCGAGGGGAGATACGTTGTTGTAGTCGCGGCTGCACTACACCAGTCCCCGGCAATGGCTTTAACAACTGCTCTAGCGAGCGTCATAACACTCTCACTGGTCCTCCCCTGCATAATCCCATACATAGACGTTTTAGCTGGGAAACTTCAGTCTATGCGTAAACCAGTTATATCCCCGCTTGCAAGCTTGTATCTCACTTATGTAATGAAAGCCAGAGTCAAAGCCGAGAAATATTCTAGGAAGTACGGGTTCCTGGGTCTTACTTTATTCATTGCAGTCCCCCTGCCTGGCACGGGAATATGGACTGGTACTCTGGGAGCCTACTTACTAGGCATCCCGAGGAGGCAAGTGGTAACTGCAGCAGTACTAGGCGGGGCATTATCAGTTTTCACCATGTTCGCAGCGACCTATCCTTTAATAGAATTAGTTACCTAAATAATAGATCAGCGTTTTATCCTAGGTGGTTATATGAAATGGTTAATCTAGGATTAAATGGATATAGAGTTATCGTCACGGCTTCAACGGAAGGTATAGGGAGGGGCATAGTCGAGGTATTACTGGAGCAGGGGGCTAAGGTAGTTATAAACGGTAGAACCGCCGGTAAAATGGAGAAAACCATTAGCGACCTGTCTCTCCTCGGAGAAGTTTATGGAGTAACTGGAGATTTATCGGTTCCCAGCCAGGCGGAGTCAATTGTAGATAAGGGGGTAGAGATGCTTGGAGGGCTTGATTCCCTAGTATACGTTACTGGGTCACCTAAACCCGGCGCGTTTGCCAACCTAAATTGGGAAGATTGGGATGGAGGTATAAACCTCTTAATCAAAAGCTCTTTAGCCTTAACTAGGAGGGCTATTATACATCTTAAGGGATCAGATAATCCTTCGATAGTTTACTCGACTAGTGTGGCTGTGAAAGAACCGATACCTGATATTGCACTATCAAATGTGCTGAGGATAAGTGTCCATGGATTAGTGAAAACATTAGCCAGGGAACTTGGATCCATGAATATACGTGTTAACGCTGTTATGCCCGGTTACATTATGACTAAACGAGTAGTTGAACTAGCAGAGTCCCGGTCGAAGGGTGATAATGTTAGTGTCGACGAAGTTATCGATAGTATTGGTAAAGGCATACCCATAGGACGTATTGGCAACCCTAGGGATGTCGGGTATGCAGTTGCATTCCTAATCAGCCGCTTGGCTTCCTATATTACCGGAGTCTCCCTTCCAGTAGACGGTGGTTTACTGCGTTCAATATTCTAACAGTGCCTATGTTAGACTGTAAAGTCTAGGTATACCCGAAGCATATGTGGAGTAACAGTATATGACAGTTAGATTGAACACATTTTCATGGTATGAAGAATTATTATCTATAACACAGTATAAATCTAATTAAACATGCTTTTAGAGAGGTGTTACTCGATGGATACCCTCGACCAGAAACTTATATACAAAGCCTTAGGGGTTCAAGCAATAGCTTTTGCTATATACCTAGTCTTCACTGGGGTTAATACCGGTATCACATCCATAAGCATAGTGGGGATAAGCTATACATCTAGCGCGCTAGTTAAAATGGAGAACGTAGGGCTTATACTGGCTGGACTTGTACTCGCGTTTTCAGGTGCAATACTTTTCAGGGTGAAGGAGAAGAGAATTAAAGTATCCGGCAGCCTTTTCATAATAGCAGGCATCCTAGCTGCTGTAGCCGCCATAATTGTATTGTTAAACAATGGATCCCAAGGTGTTCTCGCCACGTTCCTATTAGGCATATTTATAGCTTCAAACACCATGGCAATGCCTATTCTAGGTTTAAGTATAATAAGAACTATTAGCAGTGAAGATAATGTTTTAAAATACTCCACGGCCCTATACATAATCACGCCAATACTCACTGTATACGGGTTGCTCGGATTAAGCTTGACAGGCCTAGTATCTACAACAATACTCTACGTAGAGTCTCAAGGCCTTCCAGAGCAAGCTGAGAAGCTGACTGAGACTATGGAGAAGGTTATACCTGAGCAATAAACCATTGTAAGGGCTCTATCAAAAAGGGTTGTGGATGAAGCTTCCTATAATATGCTGGTAGGAATAAAGCGGTTGCAGGCCCGAATACCATCAGGGCGAAGAATCCCCTGATCATGCGGGCTGTTTTTCCTGTCCACACTTTTTGAGGATAATCTTCGTTATCCTGTCAAGATCCTGTATTCCTCCACCGATTAGCTTGGAAGCTTCTCTGATACTCATATCCTTATGCAAGCCGTTCTTAATTAACTCGAAGACATCTTCCTCGCTTATCTTCTCGTAAAGGCTTGGAACGTGTAGGACAGCTTGGAGTAAACTTCCAACACCAGCTTGTAGGAAACAAATATTAATATCAACCTTCAGAGGAGGCCTCCCTCTATCTACTTTCTTCCTCACAGACATTAGTGATGAACCCTTGAAAACATGTGTAATGCTCTTCATAAGGTAGCCGTGGGCTTCAGCAGTAGCCCATAAAACAGTCATGGCACGTTGAGACAGTTCTAATCCCTCCCCCCTAGCTATAATAGGGAAGGTTTTAGCGATTAGTTCTGCTTCACTTATATAAACCTCGTATCCATCAGCAGACTTATCAATGATGCCTACATTCTTTAACGCTAGATTCTCCAGGATTTCCCGTTCATCTGTTTCCTTTATGCGGAATAGAGTCTTATAGGATAATGGGAAAGGCAACAATCCCCTTAGATATACCAGTCTCTCGATGTTATTCAACTCAAGTAACAGGCTCCTAACTAATCCCGGCAAAGCATACTCCACCGCTCCAAATCGTTACGCTATATCTCCGTTATATATGAAGGATACCTAATATATAGGGCAGGAGTTGAGGTAAGATGCCTGCAATAACGGTTAAAACGAAGAGCGGTGGAGCCGCAAGCGAAAGCCCATTGGCTTCTAGGATAGGTGCTGACATACTAGGCAAGGGGGGAAACGCTGTGGATGCCGCTGTAGCTGTAAGCTATGCTATAACAGTGGCACTTCCTCATCTAGGAGGCATTGGCGGCGATTTCTATGCAATGATAGCTGAACCTAATGGTTCGATTAGAGTGGTTAATGGTTCAGGGCCATCACCGGCTGGACTGAAGAGAAACCTGGTAATCGGCAATGGTTACAGTAAGATGCCTGATACTGGCGGGCTAAGTATAACAATTCCAGGACTAGTAGATTCTACTTGGCTTATGTCAAGGGAGCTTGGAACACTAGAATGGAAGGAACTAATAGATCCCTCAATAATAATGGCGTCAGGAGGCTTCCCCGCTCCCAAGACACTCGTGGACTCCGTGAATAACCTAGCAAGCACACTAGGTAAATACAAGGGAACCTGGAAGGTATACTCCTACATAACGGAGAGAGGGATGACTGTCAAATTCAAAGGACTGGCAAAGCTCCTCTCAATGATAGCAGAAGACCACAGAGTGTTCTATGAAGGAGAACCTGCAGATAAACTGGTTGAAGCCGTAAATAGCAACGAAGGAGTATTCGACCCCGAGGATCTAGCATCATATAGAGCGTATATAACCGAGCCAATAGCTATAGAATACGAGGACTGGACGGTATGGGAAATGCCTCCTAACACACAGGGAATAACAACCCTTCACATACTAAAGCTTCTAGAGGATGCTCCGACAGAAATAGAATCCTCAACAATTAATAGGCTGCTTCAAGCATATAGAATCGCGTACTATATAAGAGACAACTACATAGGAGACCCGGATTACATGCAGTATAAACCTGTAGAACTCCTAAAAGACCCGTTTCTCAATAGAGTAGAACAAGAAGCGTCAAACTATGCGTTAGACAGAAGCGGTGACACAACATTCTTAATAACCGTAGATAGGGAGGGGAGAATAGTCCTCGGAATACAAAGCCTATTCCACCACTTCGGTTCACTAGTCACAGAACCCCACTACCAGATCCCCCTGAACTCTAGAGCAGCCTGCTTTACACTAAAGCCAGGAGTACCCAACACTGTTGGACCGAGGAAACTACCATTACACACTCTTTCAACAGTACTAATGGAAGGGAAAGACAGGATAATAGGATTCGGGTTAAGCGCCGGCCATTATAGGCCACAGTTCCACGCACAGATAGCTAAGAGGATTATGGATGGAGGGGAAGACGCGGTTGATGCCTTGCAAGCCCCGAGGCTGGCCTGGGCACCATGGACTAATAAGATCATAGTTGACATGGAACTAGCCTCCAAACTCCAGGGATTACAAGGCTATGAAGTAACCACTGGCAGAACAGGGGTAGGCTCTATAGTGGAAGTATATAACGGAGATATACGCCTAGCGACAGACCGTAGAGGGGAAGGTGTACCATCCGCAGCAAGACCCTAGTTCCTCCTTCTGATCTCTCTAAACCCTATGGAAAGGCATTTCGGGTTAAGATTGAACGCTGGAGTCGTACTCATATACTCGGCATAACTCTCTCCGTATTTGGAGAGGCATTCAGGCTCCTCGACAAACAGGACGAATAGCAGTGCACCTACAACGGCCCACCCCGACCCTAGAAATGCTATCGGTGAACCGGCGAGCAATGCCAGGGATACAGGCATGAAGACCAGACCCAGGTGCTGAGGGTGCCTCATACAGGAATAGATACCTATCTTTACCAGCCTATCAGGCCAGAAGGATTCGCTTGTAGAATGAGCGTAGAGCCTTAGAGTTCTACCCCCAATACTCGAGAGGAGAATTGAATAAACGAAAACCACGGCACCCAGAGCTCTGAAAACCCATAGAGAATAACCGCTTAGAAGCCGCCAGTAGCCCGTGCTGTAATAGTAGGGTGGAACAAGGGTAATTATCCATATAATAGGCCAATAAACGAACTTCCAGGCCTGCCTCAACACCTCACACCCCTCCATATATGTTTGTTCAAAGCAACCCATTATCACTCATCCAACTCGTGACGAGAGGTAAACCCTCGAACAAATCAACCCTAGGCCTCCAACCCAGCCTAGAGAGCATATCAATAGGAACATCACTAGGGGCGAGCTCAACATACCTCAAAGCCCCAACAAACCTTGACCCCATCGAGAGGATCCATTTGGGAACTGTAATCATTTCACCAGAATCAGAGCCCCTCGCAGCCCTCAACAAAGCCTTCGCAAACTCCTCAGCACTATAAATCCTAGGACCCCTAACATTATACACACCCACACCACCAGACTCATATAAATGGACGATAGCACTAGCAACATCCTCAGCTGAAACAAGGCCCAGAGGGAGATCCCTCCTACCCAGAACTAATCCAACCCCGTGCCTCGCTAGTCTAAGAAGCCTTGGAATATCAGGGTTACGAGTATACCTACCATACATCCATACAGGGCGGACAGTAACCCACCGCCATCCGCGTTCACGGGATCTCTCCATGACAACCTTCTCAGCCTCACACTTACTCCTCTCATACCACGTCCTAGGCCTACACACTGCACCCTCCGAAGCATTCACCCTCAACGTATCACCTAGGGCTAGGATAGCACTAACGAAGACAAAGACGCCTAAACCCTTAAGGGAATCTAATAGATTAACAGTACCCCCATAGTTGATACTCATCTCACGCCTACCACGGCCGAGGACAGCCGCAGTATGAACAACAACATCAAAATCCAGGCCACTCAAAATATCCCTCAATCGATCCCGGTCAATAACAGAAGCCTCCACAATCTCCGCATCCTTCAATACCTTCCTAGCCCAGGGCCTCCTGGACAGAGAGCCGGGATTAACCAGGGAAACTACCTCCCACCCCATAGAGAGGAAGCGCTCAACAACATGTAAACCCAGCATACCGCTAGCTCCGGTAATAAGAACTTTGCCTATGCTCAAGGACGTTATCACACGGATAAAGAGAAATCTGGTTTGAGATATTAATCTTTTTGAATAGGTTATGTGTAGGTATTATTTTCTCTAATAGTGCACCTACTTATAATAATTATAATTCTCAAGCCTTATCCTAGAAGATAATAACCATGTTATCCGTTTATTGGTCAAGGATTATTGTATTTCATTGTTTGGTATATAGGCTCCACAGAATTTACAGTACCCATTTTCTAGGCATCTGCCACAGACCGGACATGCTTTACTTGAATCCTCACACTTCTTCGGTGGTTCAATATTGTTTTCGATCATCAGCCACCCAAGATAGAGTTGTACGGGATCGCTAGGCTTGTACTCTAATTTCTTCTCAACAAGCTTCCCTTTAACATGTTTTATACTCTTCATAGTAATCTCTTCTAAATACTTTTGAGATCCGCTTCCAAGAGTTACGGGTGTTTTCTCTCGAAGGGCTATGTCTACTAGGCCTCTCTCATAGAGTGTTCTTCTTAACAATAGCTTACCCATACGTCTACCCCTATCTAGGAGACAGTGTATAGGGGCTTCCAAGGCAACTCTTTTCGCGGCATTAGAATATAGTGGAGCGATAACGTTTAGGCCTATTTGATCTCCAACCCAGATGGTTGGCATCCATGCTTTAATTACCATCCTTTTAATCCACTTTTTCAGTTCATAATCCGTCTTTGGAAATAAGAAGCTATACCCTAGAAAAAGCTCATCTCCTCCATCTCCTGATAGGATGCAATTACATCCATCTTCTAATGCACGAGTTAAGGCCAAGTAATGGGAAGCATCAGCTGATACTTCGACGGGGTTGATTGTGACAAGTTTTCCAATAACCCACTTGACAGCTTCAATATAATCTTCTATGGATGGTTTCAATACTATATGTTTGTATACCCCTAGTTTCAC
Encoded here:
- a CDS encoding MFS transporter, with amino-acid sequence MEDDGEVYDLKYAKRAMMVLVTLPLLVMYTEAVLIPSLPTIQRQFHVTPSDVSWVLSIYLLTGTISVALFGKLGDIHGKRKLFLIALSIYTIGVVFTGFAPTFTILLLARALQGLGMAIFPLGFTIVREEFPPKMVPQVQGIISAMFGVGIAIALPLGSFIAENYGWEWTYHTIIPFAILVLYASYKVLRESRYRTPGKMDWTGLTLLSIFSVAALIAVTRAPTIGWLNSWTLGLLVLSIVSLVAFIYWEVLADNPLLPVKLMADRNVLITDIGIFLAGFAVQMMNQAVIYILQMPHPYGYGKNILQSGLLMTPNAIVMLIVAPIVGKFMVKIGAKPFVYTGAILAILGLTTLAMNPVGPSLLRLVTLVVIVGTSISVLNVSLINVLIFTVDKRFLGVTTGLNSLFRNLGASWGPAVAGTLMSMYSILMSFPTPGGLIKIRIPKVMAYRYLFFSSAGLYVLLLLISPLIREVVRIIREA
- a CDS encoding COG2426 family protein, translated to MELITVNISVYLYVLGLIPTFEGRYVVVVAAALHQSPAMALTTALASVITLSLVLPCIIPYIDVLAGKLQSMRKPVISPLASLYLTYVMKARVKAEKYSRKYGFLGLTLFIAVPLPGTGIWTGTLGAYLLGIPRRQVVTAAVLGGALSVFTMFAATYPLIELVT
- a CDS encoding SDR family oxidoreductase, whose translation is MVNLGLNGYRVIVTASTEGIGRGIVEVLLEQGAKVVINGRTAGKMEKTISDLSLLGEVYGVTGDLSVPSQAESIVDKGVEMLGGLDSLVYVTGSPKPGAFANLNWEDWDGGINLLIKSSLALTRRAIIHLKGSDNPSIVYSTSVAVKEPIPDIALSNVLRISVHGLVKTLARELGSMNIRVNAVMPGYIMTKRVVELAESRSKGDNVSVDEVIDSIGKGIPIGRIGNPRDVGYAVAFLISRLASYITGVSLPVDGGLLRSIF
- a CDS encoding gamma-glutamyltransferase — encoded protein: MPAITVKTKSGGAASESPLASRIGADILGKGGNAVDAAVAVSYAITVALPHLGGIGGDFYAMIAEPNGSIRVVNGSGPSPAGLKRNLVIGNGYSKMPDTGGLSITIPGLVDSTWLMSRELGTLEWKELIDPSIIMASGGFPAPKTLVDSVNNLASTLGKYKGTWKVYSYITERGMTVKFKGLAKLLSMIAEDHRVFYEGEPADKLVEAVNSNEGVFDPEDLASYRAYITEPIAIEYEDWTVWEMPPNTQGITTLHILKLLEDAPTEIESSTINRLLQAYRIAYYIRDNYIGDPDYMQYKPVELLKDPFLNRVEQEASNYALDRSGDTTFLITVDREGRIVLGIQSLFHHFGSLVTEPHYQIPLNSRAACFTLKPGVPNTVGPRKLPLHTLSTVLMEGKDRIIGFGLSAGHYRPQFHAQIAKRIMDGGEDAVDALQAPRLAWAPWTNKIIVDMELASKLQGLQGYEVTTGRTGVGSIVEVYNGDIRLATDRRGEGVPSAARP
- a CDS encoding isoprenylcysteine carboxylmethyltransferase family protein — protein: MRQAWKFVYWPIIWIITLVPPYYYSTGYWRLLSGYSLWVFRALGAVVFVYSILLSSIGGRTLRLYAHSTSESFWPDRLVKIGIYSCMRHPQHLGLVFMPVSLALLAGSPIAFLGSGWAVVGALLFVLFVEEPECLSKYGESYAEYMSTTPAFNLNPKCLSIGFREIRRRN
- a CDS encoding NAD(P)-dependent oxidoreductase, which produces MSIGKVLITGASGMLGLHVVERFLSMGWEVVSLVNPGSLSRRPWARKVLKDAEIVEASVIDRDRLRDILSGLDFDVVVHTAAVLGRGRREMSINYGGTVNLLDSLKGLGVFVFVSAILALGDTLRVNASEGAVCRPRTWYERSKCEAEKVVMERSRERGWRWVTVRPVWMYGRYTRNPDIPRLLRLARHGVGLVLGRRDLPLGLVSAEDVASAIVHLYESGGVGVYNVRGPRIYSAEEFAKALLRAARGSDSGEMITVPKWILSMGSRFVGALRYVELAPSDVPIDMLSRLGWRPRVDLFEGLPLVTSWMSDNGLL
- a CDS encoding asparagine synthase-related protein, translating into MVLGVEKPECMRLRRYLNESASKLVKDCDCSLLSGGIDTTYVISSHANLSNVTAYTVALPGSLDLEYAVKSAVKLGVYKHIVLKPSIEDYIEAVKWVIGKLVTINPVEVSADASHYLALTRALEDGCNCILSGDGGDELFLGYSFLFPKTDYELKKWIKRMVIKAWMPTIWVGDQIGLNVIAPLYSNAAKRVALEAPIHCLLDRGRRMGKLLLRRTLYERGLVDIALREKTPVTLGSGSQKYLEEITMKSIKHVKGKLVEKKLEYKPSDPVQLYLGWLMIENNIEPPKKCEDSSKACPVCGRCLENGYCKFCGAYIPNNEIQ